The following are from one region of the Rosistilla carotiformis genome:
- a CDS encoding acyltransferase: MGFRCQFASESLQLVEVEMLNYLWRHRIQAESLAGNVRLWGKRLWTFPELFMLCVRRWMLLLRNCDLGPMAVVSPLCLRGNPARLRIGDGSIIGRVEIHLLDDVDIGDNVVVNDGVQLLTGSHDVHASDYRHITLPIKIEDFVWVATRSIILPGVTLGRGAVVGAGSVVARDVAAGVIVAGNPAREIGRRDCSQLGYLPSRNSAAMEAWLGRTDSTK, translated from the coding sequence ATGGGCTTCCGTTGCCAGTTCGCTTCTGAATCATTGCAGCTTGTTGAAGTCGAAATGTTGAATTATTTATGGCGTCACCGTATCCAGGCAGAAAGCTTGGCAGGAAATGTTAGGCTTTGGGGGAAACGGCTTTGGACGTTTCCGGAGCTTTTCATGCTGTGTGTGCGTCGGTGGATGTTGCTATTACGCAATTGTGATCTTGGTCCGATGGCCGTCGTTTCACCGCTTTGTCTTCGAGGCAATCCGGCTAGGCTGAGAATTGGGGATGGCTCAATTATCGGTCGAGTCGAGATTCATCTACTGGACGATGTCGATATTGGCGACAATGTTGTTGTGAATGACGGTGTGCAGTTGCTAACGGGATCGCATGATGTTCATGCCAGTGACTACCGGCACATCACCCTTCCGATCAAGATCGAAGACTTTGTTTGGGTTGCCACGAGATCAATTATTCTGCCAGGGGTAACACTGGGCAGAGGGGCTGTGGTGGGGGCTGGATCGGTTGTCGCACGCGACGTCGCGGCTGGAGTAATTGTTGCTGGCAACCCCGCGCGTGAGATTGGAAGGCGTGACTGCTCGCAGCTAGGCTATCTGCCATCAAGGAATTCGGCAGCCATGGAAGCGTGGCTTGGAAGGACCGATTCGACGAAATGA
- a CDS encoding acyltransferase family protein produces the protein MTQGRFRLFLAFVVVIHHSFPLLVWARAVGMFFVLSGCWISRLWRLSYSRKPSPYRTFLINRWWRIAPLFVTVQVIAVCLAWAGFWVTKTTAISDWRWWVTQPTVIGSTQFGRLLPPSWSLDVEMQFYLVAPIILMVAALFVGPRQADFDSSPNEND, from the coding sequence ATGACGCAAGGACGATTTCGTCTGTTTCTCGCCTTTGTGGTCGTCATCCATCACAGCTTTCCGCTGCTGGTGTGGGCCCGGGCGGTGGGTATGTTTTTTGTGCTGTCTGGCTGTTGGATTTCGCGGTTGTGGCGGCTCAGCTATTCGCGGAAACCGTCTCCCTATCGCACCTTCTTGATCAACCGCTGGTGGCGGATCGCCCCTCTGTTTGTCACTGTGCAAGTGATCGCTGTGTGCCTCGCCTGGGCTGGTTTCTGGGTGACCAAAACCACGGCGATTTCCGATTGGCGATGGTGGGTAACTCAGCCGACGGTCATTGGCTCGACTCAATTCGGGCGTTTGCTGCCACCCTCGTGGTCGCTCGATGTGGAGATGCAGTTTTATCTCGTCGCTCCCATCATTCTGATGGTCGCGGCGCTATTTGTCGGCCCACGGCAAGCTGACTTCGACAGTTCGCCGAACGAAAACGACTAG
- a CDS encoding acyltransferase family protein, with product MGMVSSAIAFPETRGLVWMAGSDGGGEAAKNGSLFFVLTTCIALPFAIRTVHQPSSAWDRWLGDLSFPLYLFHWIPRDWYYANVDWSLGSMRNGGLLIANFAFAFGGAILLLQFVDRPVQRWRQRWVRGRGEELSITHKYPQEAVT from the coding sequence TTGGGCATGGTCTCGAGCGCCATCGCCTTTCCAGAGACCCGTGGTTTGGTTTGGATGGCCGGATCCGATGGAGGCGGTGAAGCCGCGAAAAACGGTTCACTCTTTTTTGTCTTGACAACGTGTATCGCTTTGCCGTTTGCCATTCGCACTGTCCATCAACCCTCCTCCGCGTGGGATCGTTGGCTGGGGGATTTGTCGTTTCCGCTGTATCTGTTCCACTGGATCCCGCGCGACTGGTATTACGCCAACGTCGACTGGTCGCTCGGTAGTATGCGAAATGGAGGATTGCTGATCGCCAATTTCGCGTTCGCTTTTGGTGGCGCTATTCTTTTATTGCAGTTCGTCGATCGGCCGGTGCAACGGTGGCGGCAACGTTGGGTGAGGGGAAGGGGGGAGGAGCTGTCGATTACTCACAAATATCCCCAAGAGGCTGTGACTTAG
- a CDS encoding glycosyltransferase family 4 protein has translation MIHRVTGWFDVGTYNHGLVNRMQSSSRQGEGSNLSLWMGDFVRGRVVGVPSVGYLQGPPATDARSIARHRDLIIRLAGWGCYLKLRAYAAWRMGVGYPDLSLSDYLIVGSQWSRSDLIIGQRCDPDRVYAIPYPIDLAQFQPSERARETTGRLKLLWLGRFVPRKRLDLFLDGLELAIRGGCDVEALVIGRSGFVPNYEQLLDAFPFPDRLRHRPSIPRSEVPGVLTEVDVMAQPSDDENFGSSVAEALACGVPTIVGATNGTGDYICPRSIRLADDKPETMAAAIVAMADAKKRGELVDPGPSRGVAELHFDPEKVTDQLEAVLKLAVESRQLCEFLLGD, from the coding sequence ATGATCCATCGCGTAACCGGATGGTTTGATGTCGGCACTTACAACCACGGACTGGTGAACCGGATGCAATCATCGAGTCGTCAGGGTGAAGGAAGCAATTTGAGCCTGTGGATGGGGGATTTTGTGCGAGGTCGTGTTGTCGGGGTTCCGTCGGTCGGCTACTTGCAGGGGCCACCGGCAACCGACGCGCGATCGATTGCTCGCCATCGGGATCTCATCATTCGGCTCGCCGGTTGGGGTTGTTATCTCAAGCTGCGTGCCTATGCGGCGTGGCGGATGGGAGTGGGGTATCCCGATCTTTCGCTCAGCGACTATTTGATTGTCGGCAGTCAGTGGTCGCGGTCCGATCTGATCATCGGTCAGCGGTGTGATCCAGATCGCGTTTACGCGATTCCTTATCCGATCGACTTGGCACAGTTCCAGCCCAGCGAACGTGCTCGGGAAACGACTGGGCGGCTGAAGCTGCTGTGGTTAGGGCGGTTTGTTCCTCGAAAGCGTTTAGATTTGTTTTTGGATGGGTTGGAACTGGCGATTCGCGGCGGGTGCGACGTCGAAGCGCTCGTGATTGGAAGATCTGGATTTGTACCGAACTACGAACAGTTGTTGGACGCCTTCCCATTCCCCGATCGACTGCGACATCGGCCGTCGATTCCTCGCAGCGAGGTCCCTGGCGTGTTGACGGAAGTCGACGTGATGGCACAACCGAGCGATGACGAAAATTTTGGCTCCTCCGTCGCGGAAGCTTTGGCCTGTGGTGTACCCACAATTGTCGGCGCGACCAATGGCACCGGCGACTACATCTGTCCACGTTCAATTCGTCTGGCCGACGACAAACCGGAGACGATGGCGGCGGCGATTGTCGCCATGGCCGATGCCAAAAAACGGGGCGAACTTGTCGATCCTGGGCCGAGTCGCGGCGTAGCCGAATTGCACTTTGATCCTGAAAAAGTGACGGATCAGCTGGAAGCGGTTTTGAAGTTGGCGGTGGAGAGTAGGCAGTTGTGCGAATTCCTATTGGGTGACTGA